Within the Acidobacteriota bacterium genome, the region CGGTCGCCATAAAATTGATCGGCGGGTTCCATCAAGGATTTCGCGCCGGCTTCAAGCGCGCGTTTGTATGTCGCATCGGTGTCGGGCATGTAGAGGTAAATCATGCTCGGCAAGGCTTTCCAATCCGCCATTGCGCTGCCAATCATAATTTTGGAATCGCCAATTTCGATTTCGGCGTGACCGATTTTGCCATCGGGGCGGCTCATCGAAAAAAGCGTCTTGGCATCAAAGACCTTTTGTAAAAATTCGATTAACGGTGCCACATCGTCAACAATCAGATAAGGGGTGATGGTGCGATAACCATCGGGAATCGGTTTTACTGCTTTTGCTGCTTGCTCCATAAACCTGCTCTCCTTTGTTTGTAATATTGTGAGAAATCCAGGGGTGCACAACCAGGATTGCCATCGTTTAAACCTGATAAAGCTGAATAAAATTTCCGCAAGTATCATCAAACATGGCAATCGTAACGTCGCCCATTTTGGTCGGCTCCTGGCTGAATACCACACCCAAATTTTTCAGTCTCTGGTATTCGGTTTGAATGTCGTCAACCGCAAATGCGGTCAGCGGAATTCGCTGTTGATAGATAGCTGCCTGATAGGTTTTCGCAGCCGGGTTGCTGTTGGGTTCAAGAACCAACTCAATATCATCATGCCCATCAGGCGAAACCACGGTCAACCAACTGGCTTCTCCCAATGGGATTTCCGTTTTCTTAACGAAGCCAAGAATCTCCGTATAAAATTTCAGAGCCTTTGCCTGCTCATCAACCAAGATACTGCTGAGTTTGATTTTCATAATTGTTCAGGAGGTTTCTTTCAAAGTCTTACTTTGCAGTAAGCATCGTGCGGCAATAATCATTATTGCTACCCCTTGTTCAGAAACATCGCCTTTCGCAAGAATTTTTGAACCAGAAAATGATCCGAGCTGGGAAAATAGTGTAGAGGCAAAGCATCTGAGCGATTGGGGCTTCGCTCAAAGATTCGGGGGCGTACGACGACCTGCGAATGCTTTACCTCTACAGAGGGCACCCGCCGAAGCGGGAGCGGCTGTATCAGGGGACCTACTTAAAAAGGAATTTCGTCTTCGTTAAACTGCACACGGTTTGCTTGCCGCGCAGGGTTCGCTCTGGTGTTTCCACTGCTTTGTGATTTGCGCT harbors:
- a CDS encoding VOC family protein, which produces MKIKLSSILVDEQAKALKFYTEILGFVKKTEIPLGEASWLTVVSPDGHDDIELVLEPNSNPAAKTYQAAIYQQRIPLTAFAVDDIQTEYQRLKNLGVVFSQEPTKMGDVTIAMFDDTCGNFIQLYQV
- a CDS encoding VOC family protein — its product is MEQAAKAVKPIPDGYRTITPYLIVDDVAPLIEFLQKVFDAKTLFSMSRPDGKIGHAEIEIGDSKIMIGSAMADWKALPSMIYLYMPDTDATYKRALEAGAKSLMEPADQFYGDRNAGVQDSSGVTWWIATHVEDVSPEEMKRRHDEHFSSGQCS